The following proteins come from a genomic window of Alosa sapidissima isolate fAloSap1 chromosome 20, fAloSap1.pri, whole genome shotgun sequence:
- the matr3l1.2 gene encoding matrin 3-like 1.2, with the protein MSQKIPGDSAQKGFAVGRGLLAAAETLNYSMGEHSSNSLYGSTSRPMSNMARGPGGGQGKDHDPQLSRRVGSHLSNTMKLFASLGLSPTDLDELAQVPEENISVETLPNLIMQLKNRKVEASRRMSGDPRDMSALSPETSYRPSRDNWGDMQEGHLDPSMGQATGRGAQGDFGYGSMQDMSSRGYDRIDYGHTGASNGNRDRQYSELSHDSYRGLGMGSSSTPDSMLMQRRMGSPSQGKVQDFLGVMPHMFPHVCSLCDFDVHSTMEWNQHTNGLRHSENCRLLLQMYPDWDPHMPSTRVSGPHPMDTPNRSDGLLGAAPRGTGLQRGGMSSGWGSDSGYGFSNKSQSLPGPGKVRRGRVVVIKYDRKPLSSNSLFALAKPFGTIREHLVLKKKAFLEMATHEEALAVAEFYQRKPAIVHGKEVQVYLSREIAVIDKSQNEKEPTDPKGRQSQVVFFSNLPRDHEKKSELLTVARRFGTVEKHLFLNGEAFIQMETPDDAEMLVKYYTLNPLTIRGKSIRLNICTKYKTLTVNPGRGGQGRDRKGNSSISKTSSKSQRSSTASKGKESSSEKADTSQAAEEEDDAQAEGSGDEVAGVMEGDDQEEGDQDPDQDVQMEEPAAAEKAGQPESEENAEEEGDVKPSDEVEGDEEADADAASQEKAQEEEKEGTSKDNAAQEEEEEAAEPSHSTETGKDTEANEGAQDDCVAEEPSEDQTGEPDFPENMDEFVTLDELADEDDGDRLDSKSRGRDSSGSSRKSGGLRVVNVVGFRRGIDYLDEILSLAKPFGKVVRHLVLNVRPEAFLELSNEQEARAMVSFYNSNVLPSVCGKAVKIYHSQTYATIQSGKVIYVGQIPYFKTSDATLLKIAEPFGKIRRYYMNRSRNECFIEMERGEDAEAMAEAYKNNPPKFQGKRLTVYMSRKYKQLKHGHRPPSPEPEEKRPPKRERTAADGQNTGDSPVKAAAKKDEQPPAKKLKEDKEAEQPDTAQTSTAEVPSEQPEESAKEKEEEEGEDEGEAEKKEEKQDNTDDQKINAEEDSKNGAVEPPAASSSEDAPKTEEAAPTEPAEKKPELTPLTLGAYEPNIPVGVEFVKMGYYCRVCFLFYSNEETAKKTHCSSKAHYEKLKKHLEKDKAKALSSGAKN; encoded by the exons ATGTCCCAGAAGATTCCGGGCGACAGTGCTCAGAAAGGCTTTGCGGTAGGGCGCGGGCTACTTGCCGCTGCTGAAACGTTGAATTACAGCATGGGAGAGCATAGCTCCAACAGCCTTTATGGCTCCACTTCTCGACCAATGAGCAACATGGCTAGAGGCCCAGGAGGCGGACAAGGAAAAGACCATGACCCTCAGCTCTCCCGTCGTGTGGGCAGTCACCTTAGCAACACTATGAAGCTGTTCGCCAGCCTTGGTCTGTCGCCCACAGACTTGGATGAGCTGGCTCAAGTTCCAGAGGAGAACATCAGTGTGGAAACTTTGCCCAATCTTATCATGCAGCTTAAGAACCGGAAGGTGGAGGCCAGCCGCCGCATGTCTGGTGACCCTAGGGACATGTCCGCCCTCTCCCCAGAAACCTCATACCGACCAAGTAGAGACAACTGGGGAGATATGCAGGAAGGGCACCTGGACCCCTCCATGGGGCAAGCAACAGGCCGCGGTGCACAAGGCGACTTTGGTTACGGTTCCATGCAAGACATGTCCTCTCGAGGGTATGACCGAATCGATTATGGCCACACTGGTGCCAGCAATGGCAACCGAGACCGTCAGTATTCTGAGCTTTCCCATGACTCTTACCGTGGGCTTGGCATGGGCTCCTCTTCAACACCTGACAGCATGCTTATGCAGAGAAGAATGGGGTCCCCTTCCCAGGGTAAAGTGCAGGACTTCTTGGGAGTCATGCCCCACATGTTTCCACATGTGTGTTCCCTTTGTGACTTTGATGTGCATTCTACCATG GAATGGAACCAGCataccaatggcttacgccatTCAGAAAACTGCAGACTCCTCTTGCAGAT gtacCCAGATTGGGATCCTCACATGCCTTCCACCAGAGT CTCGGGGCCGCATCCAATGGACACACCCAACCGTTCTGATGGCCTTCTGGGGGCTGCCCCAAGAGGAACTGGGCTACAGAGAGGGGGCATGAGTTCCGGCTGGG GGTCTGATTCTGGCTATGGATTTTCAAATAAATCTCAGTCGCTTCCTGGACCTGGAAAG GTCAGAAGAGGCAGAGTTGTGGTGATAAAATATGACCGGAAGCCACTGTCGTCAAATAGCCTTTTTGCTCTAGCAAAACCTTTTGGGACTATTCGTGAGCATTTAGTGCTCAAGAAGAAG GCCTTCCTTGAAATGGCGACTCATGAAGAGGCTCTGGCTGTAGCTGAGTTCTATCAGAGGAAACCTGCAATTGTGCATGGAAAGGAAGTCCAGGTGTATTTGTCCAGAGAGATCGCTGTTATTGAT AAAAGTCAAAATGAGAAGGAACCTACGGACCCTAAAGGCAGACAAAGTCAAgttgtttttttctcaaatCTACCAAGAGATCATGAGAAGAAGTCAGAGTTGCTCACAGTCGCCCGTCGATTTGGCACGGTTGAGAAGCACCTGTTCTTGAACGGCGAG GCATTTATTCAAATGGAAACTCCGGATGATGCAGAAATGTTAGTGAAATACTACACCTTGAACCCTCTGACCATCAGAGGGAAAAGCATCCGCTTGAACATCTGCACTAAATACAAGACCCTAAC GGTGAATCCTGGCAGGGGTGGCCAAGGCAGGGACAGGAAGGGCAACAGCTCCATTTCCAAAACGTCATCTAAGAGCCAGAGGTCCTCCACTGCCTCCAAAGGCAAGGAGAGCTCGTCCGAGAAGGCCGACACATCCCAGGCCGCCgaagaggaggatgatgccCAGGCAGAAGGATCGGGCGACGAAGTGGCCGGGGTCATGGAAGGGGACGACCAAGAGGAAGGTGACCAGGACCCTGACCAGGACGTGCAGATGGAGGAGCCTGCCGCCGCAGAAAAGGCTGGCCAGCCCGAATCGGAGGAGAACGCCGAGGAGGAGGGTGATGTGAAGCCCTCCGACGAAGTGGAGGGTGACGAAGAAGCTGACGCTGACGCAGCTTCACAAGAGAAAgcccaggaggaggagaaagagggcaCCTCAAAGGACAACGctgcacaggaggaggaggaggaggcagccgAGCCGTCTCACTCGACGGAGACGGGCAAAGACACGGAAGCAAATGAGGGGGCTCAGGATGACTGTGTTGCCGAGGAGCCATCAGAGGACCAG ACTGGTGAGCCAGATTTCCCTGAGAACATGGATGAGTTTGTTACTCTGGACGAGTTAGCTGATGAAGACGATGGAGACCGACTCGATTCAAAGTCTAGAGGAAGGGACTCATCAG GAAGCTCAAGGAAGAGTGGG GGACTGAGAGTTGTCAATGTCGTTGGATTCAGAAGAGGCATTGATTATCTTGACGAAATCCTGTCACTCGCCAAGCCATTTGGGAAAGTTGTCCGTCACCTGGTTCTGAATGTTCGGCCAGAG GCTTTCCTGGAGCTCTCAAATGAGCAAGAAGCAAGGGCTATGGTCAGTTTCTACAACAGTAATGTGCTCCCGTCTGTGTGTGGCAAAGCAGTGAAGATTTACCATTCTCAGACTTATGCAACCATTCAG AGCGGCAAAGTCATATATGTAGGACAAATCCCATACTTCAAAACATCAGACGCGACCCTCCTGAAAATTGCAGAGCCATTTGGAAAGATCAGACGCTACTATATGAATCGATCTCGCAATGAG TGTTTCATTGAAATGGAGAGGGGGGAAGATGCTGAGGCGATGGCAGAGGCCTACAAGAACAATCCACCCAAATTCCAAGGAAAACGTCTGACTGTCTACATGAGCAGGAAATACAAACAACTCAAACATGG ACACAGACCGCCGAGCCCAGAGCCTGAGGAGAAACGGCCGCCGAAGAGGGAGCGCACGGCCGCAGACGGGCAGAACACGGGCGACTCGCCCGTCAAGGCTGCTGCCAAGAAAGACGAGCAGCCTCCCGCCAAGAAGCTGAAGGAGGACAAGGAGGCCGAGCAGCCGGACACGGCGCAGACGTCAACGGCAGAAGTGCCCAGTGAACAGCCTGAGGAGAGTgcgaaggagaaggaggaggaagagggggaggacgAAGGGGAAGCGGAGAAGAAGGAAGAGAAGCAGGACAACACAGATGACCAAAAAATAAATGCTGAAGAG GACTCCAAAAATGGAGCCGTTGAACCACCAGCGGCCTCTTCCAGTGAGGATGCCCCAAAGACCGAAGAGGCGGCCCCCACTGAGCCTGCTGAGAAAAAACCTGAGCTTACCCCACTTACTCTTGGTGCATATGAGCCTAACATCCCTGTTG GTGTGGAGTTTGTGAAGATGGGTTACTACTGCCGAGTGTGCTTCCTCTTCTACTCTAATGAGGAGACTGCTAAGAAGACTCACTGCAGCAGCAAGGCCCACTATGAGAAACTAAAG AAACACCTTGAAAAGGATAAAGCAAAAGCACTGAGCTCTGGCGCGAAGAactga
- the LOC121694775 gene encoding polyadenylate-binding protein-interacting protein 2-like isoform X1, whose amino-acid sequence MSCHLTNQSKAFSQRVSPPLVQPRVKMKDPGRSSNSQSFRTSDIILNGQLNSEEDPFAEYMWMENEEEFNRQIEEELWEEEFIERCFQEMLEEEEHEWFIPARDLPQPFSQLQDQLSALVIGDGCMLNDIVVNSNLNPNAKEFVPGMKY is encoded by the exons ATGTCGTGTCATTTAACCAATCAATCCAAAGCTTTCAGCCAAAGAGTTTCGCCCCCTCTGGTTCAGCCCAG GGTCAAAATGAAAGACCCAGGCCGTAGCAGCAACAGCCAAAGCTTCAGGACAAGCGATATCATCCTTAATGGCCAGCTGAACAGTGAAGAGGATCCCTTTGCTGAGTACATGTGGATGGAGAATGAAGAAGAATTCAATAGACAG ATTGAAGAGGAGTTGTGGGAAGAAGAGTTCATTGAGAGATGCTTCCAGGAGATgctggaggaggaagaacaTGAGTGGTTCATACCAGCACGTGATCTACCTCAACCCTTCAGTCAACTGCAGGACCAACTCAGTGCACTGGTCATTGGTGATGGATGCATGTTAAATGACATTGTT GTAAACAGCAATTTGAATCCCAATGCAAAAGAATTTGTTCCTGGGATGAAGTACTGA
- the LOC121694775 gene encoding polyadenylate-binding protein-interacting protein 2-like isoform X2 — protein MKDPGRSSNSQSFRTSDIILNGQLNSEEDPFAEYMWMENEEEFNRQIEEELWEEEFIERCFQEMLEEEEHEWFIPARDLPQPFSQLQDQLSALVIGDGCMLNDIVVNSNLNPNAKEFVPGMKY, from the exons ATGAAAGACCCAGGCCGTAGCAGCAACAGCCAAAGCTTCAGGACAAGCGATATCATCCTTAATGGCCAGCTGAACAGTGAAGAGGATCCCTTTGCTGAGTACATGTGGATGGAGAATGAAGAAGAATTCAATAGACAG ATTGAAGAGGAGTTGTGGGAAGAAGAGTTCATTGAGAGATGCTTCCAGGAGATgctggaggaggaagaacaTGAGTGGTTCATACCAGCACGTGATCTACCTCAACCCTTCAGTCAACTGCAGGACCAACTCAGTGCACTGGTCATTGGTGATGGATGCATGTTAAATGACATTGTT GTAAACAGCAATTTGAATCCCAATGCAAAAGAATTTGTTCCTGGGATGAAGTACTGA